A stretch of the Rhodospirillaceae bacterium genome encodes the following:
- a CDS encoding tripartite tricarboxylate transporter TctB family protein, with protein sequence MPKRADRIVGLAVVALGLALALLVAGIEINERQSTLSARFFPGLLAGVLVLLGGLLALRPGDLGTADVLSGLMRRRGLMMAALFLLYCLTFRYVDFRLGTWAFTILSLWILGSRRPLELALIPVAVSAAVYAVFRYGFTVLLPTWI encoded by the coding sequence GTGCCGAAACGGGCGGACCGGATCGTCGGGCTGGCGGTCGTGGCGCTGGGCCTTGCCCTGGCGCTGCTGGTCGCCGGCATCGAGATCAACGAACGGCAATCGACCCTCTCGGCGCGCTTCTTTCCCGGCCTGCTGGCCGGCGTACTGGTGCTGCTCGGCGGCCTGCTGGCGCTGCGGCCGGGCGATCTCGGCACGGCAGATGTGCTGTCCGGGCTGATGCGGCGGCGCGGCCTGATGATGGCCGCCCTGTTCCTGCTCTACTGCCTGACCTTCCGCTATGTCGATTTCCGGCTCGGGACCTGGGCGTTCACAATCCTGTCGCTGTGGATTCTGGGCTCACGCCGGCCGCTTGAACTGGCCCTGATCCCGGTCGCGGTCTCGGCCGCGGTGTATGCCGTATTCCGCTACGGATTCACCGTGCTGCTGCCGACATGGATCTGA
- a CDS encoding tripartite tricarboxylate transporter permease produces the protein MDLISFSAIGTALGAIADPMILLWILIGVVVGLIFGAAPGLTATAGVAIATPLTFGASFEVAMALLLGIYCGGYFAGSIPAILINTPGAPGNAATALDGYRMARRGNADLAISLSVVSSFIGGFVSILVLMLAAPNLANFALEFTSVEYFALGTFGLVCVAAVSGGSLLKGMIAAALGMLLGCSGIDPVGGMTRLTFGDPNLLGGVPLMPALIAFFAVSEMLVQAARKDTLATLPAQRRVGAGEVLSHYLRNKWLTLRSAFIGTGIGILPGTGPTIAAWIAYGESARRKAPQAQEEGDPRGVIAAETANNAVTGGALIPLLTLGIPGDTVTAVLIGALLIQGIDPGPFFIAEKSDLFVQILLILLFANICILVIGLGTRRWLPAILKLPPRILIPVIGVLCATGAFAINNTTFEVGLMAVLGLAGYVLIRFGFPMAPVVLGLVLGPMVETNLRNALTANDMDATVFVTRPIAALLLAAAVFTIFWTWRRHRK, from the coding sequence ATGGATCTGATCTCCTTCTCCGCGATCGGCACTGCCCTCGGCGCAATCGCCGATCCGATGATCCTGCTCTGGATCCTGATCGGGGTCGTCGTCGGCCTGATCTTCGGCGCGGCGCCGGGCCTGACGGCGACCGCCGGTGTCGCCATCGCGACCCCGCTGACCTTCGGCGCCTCCTTCGAGGTCGCCATGGCCCTCCTGCTCGGCATCTATTGCGGCGGCTATTTCGCCGGCTCGATCCCCGCCATCCTGATCAACACGCCGGGCGCGCCGGGCAACGCGGCAACCGCGCTCGACGGTTACCGCATGGCGCGCCGCGGCAACGCCGATCTGGCGATCAGCCTGTCGGTGGTCTCATCCTTCATCGGCGGTTTCGTCTCGATACTCGTGCTGATGCTGGCGGCGCCGAACCTGGCCAATTTTGCGCTCGAATTCACTTCGGTCGAATATTTCGCCCTCGGCACCTTCGGGCTGGTCTGCGTCGCCGCAGTCTCCGGCGGCTCGCTGCTGAAAGGCATGATCGCCGCTGCGCTCGGCATGCTGCTCGGCTGCAGCGGCATCGACCCGGTCGGCGGCATGACGCGGCTGACCTTCGGCGACCCGAACCTGCTCGGCGGCGTGCCGCTCATGCCGGCGCTGATCGCCTTTTTCGCGGTCTCGGAAATGCTGGTGCAGGCCGCGCGCAAGGACACGCTGGCCACCCTGCCGGCGCAGCGCCGGGTCGGCGCGGGCGAAGTGCTTTCGCACTATCTGCGCAACAAGTGGCTGACGCTGCGCAGCGCGTTCATCGGCACGGGCATCGGCATCCTGCCCGGCACCGGGCCGACCATCGCGGCCTGGATCGCCTACGGCGAATCGGCCCGTAGGAAGGCGCCGCAAGCGCAGGAAGAGGGCGATCCGCGCGGCGTCATTGCGGCGGAGACTGCGAACAACGCGGTCACGGGCGGCGCGCTCATCCCGCTGCTCACGCTGGGCATTCCGGGCGATACGGTGACCGCGGTGCTGATCGGCGCCCTGCTGATCCAGGGCATCGATCCCGGCCCGTTCTTCATCGCCGAGAAGAGCGACCTGTTCGTGCAGATCCTGCTCATCCTGCTGTTCGCGAACATCTGCATCCTGGTCATCGGCCTCGGCACGCGGCGCTGGCTGCCGGCGATCCTGAAGCTGCCGCCGCGCATCCTCATTCCGGTCATCGGCGTGCTGTGCGCGACCGGCGCCTTCGCGATCAACAACACGACGTTCGAGGTCGGCCTGATGGCGGTACTCGGCCTCGCCGGCTATGTCCTGATCCGCTTCGGCTTCCCGATGGCGCCGGTCGTCCTCGGCCTCGTGCTCGGCCCGATGGTCGAGACCAACCTGCGCAACGCGCTCACCGCCAACGACATGGACGCAACGGTGTTTGTGACCCGGCCGATCGCCGCCCTGCTCCTCGCCGCCGCCGTCTTCACCATATTCTGGACCTGGCGGCGGCACCG